In Halomicrobium zhouii, the sequence CACCCCGAACGACGCCGACCGTCGGTACCACCACTGCGACTACAGGTGCACCTCGTCAGCGGAGGGAGACAGCTACGTCGCGCTGCCGGGAGACGCCACGTATCAGTGGGTCGACGACGGCGACTCGGCAGTCGTCCTGCGCAACTCAGACGGAGACGAGTACGCGAGATTCGATTCGATCGGCGACTGGCTTGACCGCTGACTGGCCGATTTCCCGGTGATGTACGAAGTCAGTGACGACGGCTATGCCGACGTCCGGGGAGATGAGAACACGATTTCGAAGACGCAGTTCCGGGAGGAGTACACGCCCGTCAGTTCGCCGTATCTACCGCGAGAGGAGTTTCAGGGCGAACTCCCGTCACCTGGCACCTGGGATATCGCCGTGCTCCCCCAACGATTCTGAGCTCCCACTGCAGTACTACGATGCGGACGAGGACACCTGCTATCCGCTTCCAGACCTTGCTAGCTCGGGTGCGTCAAAGGCCGATACTGTGGCCGAGAGTTCGCCGGTGCCAGCCGAAGAAATCGAGGACGATGACGATCTGTGGCCAAATCACGTCTAGAACGCCCCTGACTCCATCGTCACATCGGTGCAGCCGTATTCGACCGACATCGTCGCCACGACCGTCTCGCCAGCGCAGGAACTTTTACTGTCGCCAGCCCTTTATACCTCGTTGCATAAGATCACACAGTGTCTGAAATGACGAAACGAGGCATAACTGTCTGTATCGATGTCGTGCCAGGCGATGATACAGGCCTCTTTCGTAGCGAGGCAGCCGACGAGATACTCCGTCTGCTTGTCGATGCTCACGAGACCGAATTTACGATTGCCGAACTCGTCGATGCAACGGGCGCGGCGCGCTCAACAGTCTGGCGAGCGGTTAATCTCCTCGAAAGTACCGGTGCAGTCCGCGTGCGAGAGACGGCCCAACGAAACTACGTTGGAATCGACCCGGATCGCCTCCACAAAGACGACCCCATTCTTGCTATCCCACAGTCGGAATTCCACGATCCGATTCGCTTGTTTGTCGAACGAGTCCGACAGGCCGTCACCGACACCGATGACGTCAATGACGTCCTGGGTATCGTGGTCTTCGGAAGCGTCGCTCGTGGTGAAGCCGATCGGCAGAGTGACCTCGACCTGTTCGTCATCGTCGACGGTGACCGGACGAAAGCACGACAGCTCGTAACGGATATCGTCGCGGACCTCCGCGACCGACGATTCGACGGAGACCGATTCGACTACGAGCCGTACGTCGAATCCGCTGAAAGTGCACGTCGAGCCGGTTCGAAACTTCGGGAAATCTTCGATGAGGGAATCACGGTCTACGGTGACGACCGGCTTCAGACGATTCGAAAGGAGGTCTTCGCCGATGAGTAGTACGCGTATCGAACAATACATCGACGACGTCCAAGCAGCGTTCGACCGCCGGCCAGCACAAATCGAATCCGGGCTCGACGTCGACGACGCGTCTCTCCTCCAGCTTCGGAAGGCGTGCCGGCTGCTCGCCGGCGCCGCATCCCTCCGCGATGAAGGCTACTACACACTGGTCATCGAGGCATCGTTCGTTGCCATCGAACGGACAGTCGAGTTTCGGCTCCTCGAGCGTGGAACGATGGAGCCTGCCGACCTCCCTGGAACCCACCCCGGCGTCTACCGGGAAGCAGCTTCAATTGGGATCTTCGCTGAATCCACCGCCGAGGATCTTGCAGACCTCTGGCGTGAACACCGAGCAAAGACGTATTACCAGGACGGACTTGCTGCAGCGGATCGCGCAGAGAAAATGTATGCACTCGCCACTGAGGTTCACGCCTTCATCGTCGGCCGGTCCACACGGGGCCACGAGTGTTTCTGTGATCGAGACGGCTGAGTCCCGACTCCGTTTCGAGCCTCTTGTTTAGACACTATGTTCAGTGAAACAGCCAGTAAGTAGGGTTACACACTTAACGAGGCTCGTGCGTCTGCAATAACCGAGAAGCCGCTGAGCGTACTTTACAGGGAGTGGCAATCTACGTGGATTTCTTCGTGGCTGTCGAATCCATATGATTCCAAGTGCCGGTGGCACTGAGAACGTGACTGTACGCTTTTCATTGCGGGGCGTGTTGGCTCGGTAAATGTCAGTGATTCCGCGGGAGTGGGGTGAGCCGGATTCTCGGCCAGGCTTCTACTACGACCTCTTCTGGATAGGACTGGCGGTCGTCGTACTCGGCGTGCTCGCGTACTGGGAGCCGTTCTCGATCACTGTCTCGAGTACGCCACGACGACTTGCCGGTGCGACAATCCTCGGAGTGTTTCTCGGCATTGCCGTTACGTACGGCTCGTTCGTGAACGAGCGGTTCCAACGACTCTGGGCAGATTTTCGCATCCGGTTCGCCGGTCTCTTCGTACTCATTATGGTCGGCCAGATCGGATTTGCTGTCGCTCCCATGCGGACGGTACTCACGATGCTAGCGACATTTCTCACACTCATTCAACTTCGCGTCGCCGTCTATCTCCGTACCCGGTGAGTACCACAGCTAATCGCCAAATGGTTCGCCTGAATTGACCGAAGAGACTCAATCCCTCGGGGCAGGTTCTCACCACCTGATTTGTAGTGAAACAGCCGCTCAGTAGATGTGCGTATCGACCGGCAGTGACTTGTCAATCTGACGTATCGTTATTTACTATGGATGGGAATGGACCGAATGTCAAAGTGGTGTTTGCTGGGGTTCAAATGACACTGATTGCAATTGTCTTACTCTTACTGGATCAAACGATCGATACTCTTTCTGGAGCCGCTCTCCTTCTTGCCGCAGTTGGAACTATTGCTGTCAGTCTCGGTATCAAGTGGTAAATTCAGTATCTTAACTGAACTAGACTGCATCAATTATATTCAAACGTTTCAGACGAATATGGTCGAAGCGCTACGTACTCTGTTGGGATTTGCTGAATTCAGCTGCAGTCTTCGCTACCAGATTCTGAAGTATGGACTGGCAGCGGGCGGATCTGCGGCCATCGCCGGCCTCGCGCTAGCAAACGGACTGTGCATTGTGTGACGGTGTGGCAGCGATAGATACAGTCAATTTACGAGTCAGCCAGCGAATCAATAATCCCTTGTATCTCATTGAGGGATTCTACAAGTTGTGTGAGTTCGTCTCTGTTGTGAACAAGCGTTTTATTCGCATGCATCACCCGGTTTCTGAACTCCCGTATATTATCCATTGTCTCCCGAAATTCCTCCTCTAATTGGAATCCTGTGGCAGACAGCAGTCTGTTTGAATTGGAAATAATATCTGCCATGTCTGACAGGCCTAAAAACTCGGAAATATGGACTTCAGTTTCTGTCCCCTTGTTTTCCCGCCAATTTTTCACTGCAATTCCGGTTATAGCCGAGGCCAAGTTTGCAGACTTCGGGTATTCTTCTTTGATGAGTTCAGCCAATTCTCCAGCAAAAAGTGCAAAATAGGGGAAAAGGGCATCCTTTGTTCGCTTCTTATTAATGTCTGAAATTGTAACTAAACCAAATCGGTTCGGATATGTAGAAAGTAAATCGTCTGCAGCTTCTGGATATTCCTGTCGCAGGGCATACGGGGATTTATAACTGATTTCGTGATCCTCTTCGTGTTCAGACCGTGCGAGTTCTTCGGGCTCAAAGTCTATTTCTTCCTTGTCATATACTTCAAACGTCAGATCGCCTAAGTCATCGGAGATTAAGAATGGATAATCTATCAAAAGTGAAAGCCCCTTAAG encodes:
- a CDS encoding nucleotidyltransferase domain-containing protein, whose protein sequence is MTKRGITVCIDVVPGDDTGLFRSEAADEILRLLVDAHETEFTIAELVDATGAARSTVWRAVNLLESTGAVRVRETAQRNYVGIDPDRLHKDDPILAIPQSEFHDPIRLFVERVRQAVTDTDDVNDVLGIVVFGSVARGEADRQSDLDLFVIVDGDRTKARQLVTDIVADLRDRRFDGDRFDYEPYVESAESARRAGSKLREIFDEGITVYGDDRLQTIRKEVFADE